In Spinacia oleracea cultivar Varoflay chromosome 5, BTI_SOV_V1, whole genome shotgun sequence, a single window of DNA contains:
- the LOC130461684 gene encoding uncharacterized protein — protein MNDLVFVMYNLKLKQKQLKRASKYQPPVVPVLDDLSSDDEWITEIEDPVLPEDGAWLNVLDRAARRAAKEASNIMPGNEEEINQSQNAGVEQLVISDDENDVAACVASNEVHDSGNLETDFGDGDGDDYDYDDLNVTGTGTSGALSDFADDGNFGYDEN, from the exons ATGAATGATCTGGTGTTTGTAATGTACAACCTTAAATTGAAGCAAAAACAACTAAAGCGAGCTTCCAAGTATCAACCCCCAGTTGTTCCTGTTTTAGATGACTTGTCATCAGATGATGAATGGATAACAGAAATTGAGGATCCTGTTCTTCCAGAAGATGGAGCATGGTTGAATGTCCTTGATAGAGCAGCAAGAAGAGCAGCTAAAGAAGCCTCGAATATAATGCCTGGGAATGAGGAAGAAATCAATCAATCACAAA ATGCGGGTGTCGAGCAACTTGTAATTAGTGACGACGAGAATGATGTGGCTGCTTGTGTTGCTTCAAATGAGGTTCATGATTCTGGAAACTTAGAAACTGATTTTGgggatggtgatggtgatgattatgattatgatgATCTCAATGTCACAGGAACCGGAACATCAGGAGCATTAAGTGATTTTGCTGATGACGGAAATTTTGGCTATGATGAAAATTAA